One part of the Meiothermus cerbereus DSM 11376 genome encodes these proteins:
- the nuoK gene encoding NADH-quinone oxidoreductase subunit NuoK, which yields MIWLIASALLFSIGAYGALTRRTAILMFLSIELMLNAAALSLISFSKMIGSLDAQVVVLFIIAIAAAEVAVGLGLIVAIFRRRETTSVDELRQLRG from the coding sequence ATGATCTGGCTTATAGCTTCCGCCTTGCTGTTTTCGATTGGGGCTTACGGCGCGCTTACCCGGCGCACCGCTATTCTGATGTTTTTGTCCATCGAGCTAATGTTGAATGCCGCAGCGCTCTCCCTGATCAGCTTCTCCAAAATGATTGGAAGCCTGGATGCCCAGGTGGTGGTGCTGTTTATCATCGCCATTGCTGCTGCCGAGGTAGCGGTGGGCCTGGGCCTGATTGTGGCCATCTTCCGTCGCCGCGAGACCACCAGCGTAGATGAGCTGCGGCAACTTAGGGGGTAA
- a CDS encoding proton-conducting transporter membrane subunit, whose protein sequence is MLTLYILAGFATVLSLLAFVISREANRWITVAGLGLAGLFCAVGWGETLEAFGGLYRLDTLARGLTLVAILGGLWILLLGPAKKFEFPLLVLYAVAGMHIMASSPNLVVLVIALEVFSLPLYVLATWQRDEKGFEAGLKYFLLGALGAAIFLYGIALYFGATGSFMAGATGSGPLYLAGLFLIMAAFAFKVAMVPFQWWSPDVYQGSPTVVTLFMATAVKAAAFAAMLRIFTPEGLEVWGIGMAALIALSTLFGNLGALSQTEAKRLFAYSSIANAGYIGLGLFGPTGQATIPFYLLTYGLATGLIFAVLSMLSNQDVPLERLRGLWYRKPLLGGAMGLGILSVLGLPPLAGFWAKYLVFQEAARAGFYGLVVLALVTSAIGAYYYLKTFFLIFSKPTPVQEAEDREAEAALAQFGSSEAPGIPVAAAPLGISQALMAPAARTGLPALGMLVGAMALLGLLSVLPGLGLRAFSTGLAPAVAAVTIAAPTAGATLVAGSYNLEGAGKPGETLELFDNGNPLGTVTVGPDGRWSFPLPASALTAGVHTYEARRPGAMSKASTSVTVSLPAEPVFASPLDGATVAATGFTLQGTARPGQVVEIFEDGASLGRATADANGQWSLNVPPPASGARVYEVRAEGAASGARISLQVSEAQAGAVCNQSFALSNLQAGGTVSRPFRFGGVGSASSYTIVIKRGERIVGRKEIALSAACGWSYLSDPGPGEVTYEVRETGRPEGEPPLTTISLKVQ, encoded by the coding sequence ATGCTAACCCTATACATCCTGGCTGGCTTCGCCACAGTGCTCTCGTTGCTGGCCTTTGTGATCTCGAGGGAGGCCAACCGTTGGATCACGGTGGCGGGCCTGGGGCTGGCCGGCCTGTTCTGTGCGGTGGGATGGGGAGAGACCCTGGAAGCCTTTGGCGGGCTGTACCGTTTGGACACCCTGGCGCGGGGCCTGACCCTGGTGGCTATTCTGGGGGGCTTGTGGATCTTGCTGCTAGGGCCTGCCAAAAAGTTTGAGTTTCCGCTGCTGGTGCTCTACGCCGTAGCCGGGATGCACATCATGGCCAGCAGTCCCAACCTGGTGGTCTTGGTGATCGCCCTGGAGGTGTTTTCGCTGCCCCTGTACGTTCTGGCGACCTGGCAGCGCGATGAGAAAGGCTTTGAGGCGGGCCTGAAATATTTCTTGCTGGGGGCGTTGGGTGCGGCCATATTTCTTTATGGGATTGCGCTCTACTTTGGCGCTACCGGCAGCTTTATGGCAGGGGCAACGGGCTCTGGGCCGCTGTATCTGGCAGGACTGTTCTTGATTATGGCAGCTTTTGCCTTCAAGGTCGCCATGGTGCCCTTCCAGTGGTGGTCGCCCGATGTGTACCAGGGGAGCCCTACCGTGGTCACGCTCTTCATGGCGACAGCGGTCAAGGCTGCAGCGTTCGCGGCAATGCTGCGGATCTTCACCCCCGAAGGTCTCGAGGTCTGGGGCATCGGGATGGCCGCGCTGATTGCCCTCTCCACCCTCTTTGGGAACCTGGGGGCCCTGTCACAGACCGAAGCTAAGCGGCTTTTCGCCTATTCTTCCATCGCCAACGCCGGTTACATCGGGTTGGGGCTCTTTGGCCCGACCGGACAGGCTACCATTCCCTTCTACCTGCTGACCTACGGGCTGGCCACGGGCCTCATTTTTGCGGTGCTCTCGATGCTTTCCAACCAGGACGTGCCGCTGGAACGCTTGCGGGGACTCTGGTATCGCAAGCCGCTGCTGGGTGGGGCGATGGGCCTTGGCATCCTCTCGGTGCTGGGGCTGCCCCCGTTGGCTGGGTTCTGGGCCAAGTACCTGGTTTTTCAGGAAGCGGCCAGGGCCGGGTTCTACGGACTGGTGGTGCTGGCCCTCGTCACCTCGGCCATTGGGGCGTACTACTACCTCAAGACCTTCTTCCTGATTTTTAGCAAGCCTACGCCGGTGCAAGAAGCTGAAGACCGCGAGGCCGAAGCCGCCCTGGCTCAGTTTGGCAGCTCCGAAGCGCCGGGCATTCCGGTGGCGGCGGCCCCATTGGGCATCAGCCAGGCTCTGATGGCCCCGGCGGCGCGGACAGGCCTGCCTGCGCTGGGGATGCTGGTGGGGGCGATGGCCTTACTTGGCCTGCTATCGGTTTTGCCTGGACTGGGCCTGCGGGCCTTTAGCACAGGTTTGGCTCCTGCGGTAGCGGCTGTTACCATCGCGGCACCTACGGCTGGCGCGACCCTGGTGGCCGGAAGCTACAACCTGGAGGGCGCTGGTAAACCTGGAGAGACCCTCGAGCTCTTCGACAACGGCAACCCCCTCGGCACTGTCACGGTAGGCCCCGATGGGCGCTGGAGCTTCCCGCTCCCGGCCTCGGCTCTAACCGCTGGGGTGCACACCTACGAGGCCCGTCGGCCTGGAGCCATGAGCAAAGCCAGCACCAGCGTTACGGTTTCGCTACCGGCGGAGCCCGTTTTTGCCTCGCCGCTGGACGGAGCTACCGTGGCTGCTACAGGCTTTACCCTGCAGGGCACCGCCAGGCCCGGCCAGGTGGTCGAAATCTTTGAGGATGGGGCCAGCTTGGGCCGGGCCACTGCCGATGCCAACGGCCAGTGGAGCCTGAATGTGCCGCCCCCTGCCAGTGGGGCGCGGGTGTACGAGGTGCGGGCCGAAGGGGCCGCTTCTGGCGCCCGCATCTCCTTGCAGGTATCCGAGGCCCAGGCCGGGGCTGTTTGCAACCAAAGCTTTGCCTTATCAAACCTGCAGGCTGGCGGAACGGTCTCGAGGCCCTTTCGCTTTGGTGGGGTGGGTTCGGCCAGCAGCTACACCATTGTGATAAAGCGAGGCGAGCGGATTGTTGGCCGCAAAGAGATCGCCCTGAGCGCGGCCTGCGGCTGGAGCTACCTCTCTGACCCCGGCCCCGGCGAAGTCACCTACGAGGTGCGCGAGACGGGTCGGCCCGAGGGCGAGCCACCGCTCACCACCATCAGCCTGAAGGTGCAGTAG
- a CDS encoding molybdopterin-dependent oxidoreductase, whose amino-acid sequence MAKVTINDRTIEVPNGTSVMDAIFHAGYDVPLFCAEKHLSPIGACRMCLVRTGSPRKGPDGNFIMEDGQPKIFWMPKLAAACITAVTDGMVVDTLSDEVKHAQSGMVELTLLNHPLDCPTCDKGGACELQDRSYEYGLVEKFYQPDPMELPMYTRFEMTRRQVDKHHPLSPFIVLDRERCIHCKRCVRYFEEIPGEEVLDFIERGVHTFINSEEKGLPSNFSGNIVDICPVGALLDQTARFRARNWEYDSTETTSMDDASGAAIVVDTRSGLLERIRAAERREVNEVWISDAARFGHEWVNENRVRTPLVRKDGKLVEATWEEALEAIRKGLEGIAGADMGIYLAGNSTLEEGLAALELTQALSTPHRDFQGRTAHPVGVFAPASFDELLDAEFVLVLGQPEEEAPTLHLRLSEYSRGLKPAAKLAHGTPFADLNIKERMPRLTHKLALFSTYPSSTARWAGASAVHAPGMEAALLAALLDQAEAPAGLSEPVAWVKARLAASSRVVLVLGAGVLNQPQAAKEAKQLAERTGARVMCMTPAANARGLEALGLFPGKGGAGWSEAGPRVVYYAYLPSEKQLKAASFRILHLTHRHPLAEKYADVVLPGQTAYEKRGHTVNLEGRVLPLEPAGINNGEADGAVAALGLIAEAAGVKTPVRLVRQATRLLVDKHKLPPVLERWTQKSTGWAASDADVTIGSLYLRPTMWRREQLVGAVAKTVEVKLEMSPETAKANGLAQGYLVELETPMGIEKLEVKVVPGLPEGAMYLPALGAWAGRKVEARVLVGGEA is encoded by the coding sequence ATGGCCAAGGTAACCATTAACGACAGAACCATAGAGGTACCGAACGGCACCTCGGTGATGGATGCCATCTTCCACGCTGGCTACGATGTGCCGCTGTTCTGCGCTGAGAAGCACCTGTCGCCCATCGGGGCCTGCCGGATGTGCCTGGTTAGGACCGGCAGCCCGCGCAAAGGGCCGGACGGCAACTTCATCATGGAGGATGGGCAGCCCAAAATTTTCTGGATGCCCAAGCTGGCGGCGGCCTGCATCACCGCGGTAACCGACGGGATGGTGGTGGACACCCTCTCCGACGAGGTGAAGCACGCCCAGTCGGGCATGGTGGAGCTGACCCTGCTCAACCACCCGCTCGACTGCCCCACCTGCGACAAGGGCGGGGCCTGTGAGCTACAGGATCGCAGCTACGAGTACGGCCTGGTGGAGAAGTTCTACCAGCCCGACCCCATGGAGCTGCCCATGTACACCCGCTTCGAGATGACCCGGCGCCAGGTGGACAAGCACCACCCCCTCTCGCCTTTCATCGTGCTCGACCGGGAGCGCTGCATCCACTGCAAGCGCTGTGTGCGCTACTTTGAGGAGATTCCGGGCGAGGAGGTGCTCGACTTCATCGAGCGGGGGGTGCATACCTTCATCAACAGCGAGGAGAAGGGGCTACCCTCCAACTTTAGCGGCAACATCGTGGACATCTGCCCGGTGGGGGCCCTGCTCGACCAGACCGCACGCTTCCGCGCCCGCAACTGGGAGTACGACTCCACCGAGACCACCTCGATGGACGACGCCAGCGGGGCGGCAATTGTGGTGGATACCCGTAGCGGGTTGCTCGAGCGCATCCGGGCGGCCGAGCGCCGGGAAGTGAACGAGGTCTGGATCTCCGATGCGGCCCGCTTCGGCCACGAATGGGTCAACGAAAACCGGGTGCGCACGCCCTTGGTGCGCAAGGACGGCAAACTGGTGGAAGCCACCTGGGAGGAGGCCCTGGAGGCCATCCGCAAAGGTCTGGAGGGTATCGCCGGGGCGGATATGGGCATCTACCTGGCGGGCAACAGCACCCTGGAGGAGGGCCTGGCGGCCCTCGAGCTGACCCAGGCCCTGAGCACGCCGCACCGCGACTTCCAGGGCCGTACCGCCCACCCCGTTGGGGTGTTTGCCCCGGCCAGCTTCGATGAGCTCCTGGACGCCGAGTTTGTGTTGGTGCTGGGCCAGCCGGAGGAAGAGGCCCCCACCCTGCACCTGCGACTTTCGGAGTACAGCCGTGGCCTCAAACCCGCTGCCAAGCTCGCGCACGGTACCCCCTTTGCCGACCTCAACATCAAGGAGCGGATGCCCCGCCTGACCCATAAGCTGGCCCTCTTCAGCACCTATCCCAGCAGCACGGCCAGGTGGGCTGGGGCCAGCGCCGTACACGCCCCGGGGATGGAAGCGGCCCTGCTGGCGGCCCTGCTGGATCAGGCCGAAGCGCCCGCTGGTCTGAGCGAGCCGGTGGCCTGGGTCAAGGCGCGCCTGGCGGCCAGTTCGCGGGTGGTGCTGGTGCTGGGCGCGGGGGTGCTTAACCAGCCCCAGGCGGCCAAAGAAGCCAAGCAGCTTGCCGAGCGCACGGGTGCTCGGGTGATGTGCATGACCCCTGCGGCCAACGCGCGGGGGCTGGAAGCGCTGGGGCTGTTTCCTGGCAAGGGCGGCGCAGGTTGGAGCGAGGCGGGGCCCAGGGTGGTTTACTATGCCTACCTGCCCAGCGAAAAGCAGCTCAAAGCGGCCTCCTTCCGCATTCTGCACCTGACCCACCGCCATCCGCTGGCCGAGAAATACGCCGATGTGGTTTTGCCGGGCCAGACCGCTTACGAGAAGCGCGGCCACACCGTGAACCTCGAGGGCCGGGTGTTGCCGCTCGAGCCCGCGGGAATCAACAATGGCGAGGCCGATGGTGCAGTGGCGGCGCTGGGCCTGATTGCCGAGGCCGCAGGGGTCAAGACTCCGGTTCGGCTGGTGCGTCAGGCCACCAGGCTGCTGGTCGATAAACACAAACTCCCGCCTGTGTTAGAGCGCTGGACGCAAAAATCAACCGGCTGGGCTGCCTCCGATGCGGATGTGACTATAGGGTCGTTGTACCTGCGCCCGACCATGTGGCGGCGGGAGCAGCTCGTAGGTGCAGTGGCCAAAACGGTGGAGGTCAAGCTGGAGATGAGCCCGGAGACTGCCAAGGCCAATGGCTTGGCTCAAGGTTACCTGGTTGAGCTGGAAACGCCGATGGGCATAGAGAAGCTCGAGGTCAAGGTGGTGCCTGGCCTCCCCGAGGGCGCGATGTACCTGCCTGCACTGGGAGCCTGGGCGGGTCGCAAGGTTGAGGCTAGGGTATTGGTCGGAGGTGAAGCATGA
- the nuoH gene encoding NADH-quinone oxidoreductase subunit NuoH, translated as MGTALAAQAAPADADATDPLWMVGIKAFLVIFGLLTAFAYMTLIERRLLARIQIRQGPNRVGPDGLLQPLADAIKSIFKEDLIVARADRVIFVLAPMISVTFAVLTFGLIPFGPKDAFFGYDPWVINLDVGILYVFAVSEMAIYGIFLAGWASNSKYSLLGSLRSSASLISYELALGISLVAPVVLVGSLNLQQIVNWQYENGWLILYMLPAFAIFLLTSMAEAARTPFDLPEAEQELVGGYNTEYSSIKWALFQMAEYIHLITAAALIPTIFLGGWRMPGFMEQIPIIGGLFALPYLWMFVKIALFLFFFIWVRGTLFRLRYDQLMVFSWGRLFPLALAWFLLSAMVVALQWPVAVLGWLSLLSLVLFSAYVILTAKPKPRAMPGVGAGD; from the coding sequence ATGGGTACTGCCCTGGCGGCCCAAGCGGCCCCTGCCGATGCCGATGCCACCGACCCCCTATGGATGGTAGGCATCAAGGCCTTCCTGGTGATTTTTGGCCTGCTGACGGCCTTTGCCTACATGACCCTGATTGAGCGGCGGCTGCTGGCCCGTATCCAGATTCGCCAGGGGCCCAACCGGGTGGGGCCGGATGGTCTGCTCCAGCCCTTGGCCGATGCCATCAAGTCCATTTTCAAGGAAGACCTGATCGTAGCCAGAGCGGATAGGGTGATTTTTGTCCTAGCTCCCATGATCTCGGTTACCTTTGCCGTGCTCACCTTTGGCCTGATCCCCTTTGGCCCCAAGGACGCTTTCTTTGGTTACGACCCCTGGGTCATCAACCTGGATGTGGGCATCCTGTATGTGTTTGCGGTTTCCGAGATGGCCATCTACGGCATCTTTCTGGCGGGCTGGGCCTCCAACTCAAAGTACTCCCTGCTGGGCTCGCTGCGCTCCTCGGCCTCGCTGATCTCCTACGAGCTGGCCCTGGGCATCAGCCTGGTTGCCCCGGTGGTGCTGGTGGGGTCGCTGAACCTCCAGCAGATTGTGAACTGGCAGTACGAAAACGGCTGGCTGATTCTGTACATGCTCCCCGCTTTTGCCATCTTCCTCCTGACCAGCATGGCTGAAGCGGCCCGCACCCCCTTCGACCTGCCCGAGGCCGAGCAGGAGCTGGTGGGGGGCTACAACACCGAGTACAGCTCCATCAAGTGGGCCTTGTTCCAGATGGCCGAGTACATCCACCTCATCACTGCTGCGGCCCTGATTCCCACCATCTTTTTGGGCGGCTGGCGGATGCCCGGCTTTATGGAGCAAATCCCCATCATCGGCGGTCTTTTTGCCCTGCCCTACCTGTGGATGTTTGTCAAAATTGCGCTGTTCTTGTTCTTCTTTATCTGGGTGCGGGGTACGCTGTTCCGCCTGCGCTACGACCAGCTGATGGTCTTTAGCTGGGGCCGCTTGTTCCCGCTGGCGCTGGCCTGGTTTTTGTTGTCGGCCATGGTGGTGGCCTTGCAGTGGCCGGTGGCCGTGCTGGGCTGGCTCTCCTTGTTGAGTCTGGTGCTTTTTTCGGCCTATGTGATTCTGACCGCCAAACCCAAGCCCAGGGCCATGCCCGGCGTGGGTGCGGGTGACTAG
- the nuoI gene encoding NADH-quinone oxidoreductase subunit NuoI, whose translation MSIAALAQSMGITLKALFSKPVTIPYPDAPVPLKPRFHGRHVLTRHPNGLEKCIGCSLCAAACPAYAIYVEAAENDPNNPVSAGERYARVYEINMLRCIFCGLCEEACPTGAVVMGYDFEMADYRYSDFVYGKEDMLVEVEGTKPQRREAAYTGKPIKRGYSVPYVRPELEGVHPPRPKK comes from the coding sequence GTGAGTATTGCTGCACTTGCGCAGAGCATGGGTATAACCCTGAAAGCGCTGTTTTCTAAACCGGTTACGATTCCGTATCCGGACGCCCCGGTGCCCCTCAAGCCCCGCTTCCACGGGCGGCATGTGCTGACCCGGCACCCCAACGGCCTGGAAAAGTGCATCGGCTGTTCGCTGTGTGCGGCAGCCTGTCCGGCCTATGCCATCTATGTGGAGGCTGCCGAGAACGACCCCAACAACCCGGTGAGCGCCGGCGAGCGCTATGCCAGGGTGTACGAGATTAACATGCTGCGCTGCATCTTCTGTGGCCTGTGCGAGGAAGCCTGCCCCACTGGTGCAGTGGTAATGGGCTACGACTTCGAGATGGCCGACTACCGTTACTCCGACTTTGTTTATGGTAAGGAGGACATGCTGGTCGAGGTGGAGGGTACTAAGCCCCAGCGCCGCGAGGCGGCCTACACCGGCAAGCCGATCAAGCGAGGTTACTCCGTACCATACGTGCGGCCCGAGCTCGAGGGTGTGCATCCACCCAGGCCGAAAAAGTGA
- a CDS encoding NADH-quinone oxidoreductase subunit J family protein, with protein sequence MSVGFWEILALVLLAGSAIAVVRLQNAVHAALALIANFLVVAGVYVALEARFVAMIQIIVYAGAIVVLFLFVIMLLSAASANVGQDLLPRLPWVAGFGALGLAGVLIFAVTRFQPPANAPALGGGLPQALGPLLYDPDKWLYALLVVGFLLLVATVAAVVLIEPERIVSATSHPAHPRQNPKPNPPTAEQKDERAVVKR encoded by the coding sequence ATGAGTGTCGGTTTTTGGGAAATCCTCGCGCTGGTGTTGCTGGCTGGTAGCGCCATTGCGGTAGTGCGCCTACAAAATGCCGTCCACGCAGCCCTGGCGCTAATTGCCAATTTCTTGGTAGTGGCGGGCGTGTACGTGGCGCTCGAGGCCCGCTTCGTGGCTATGATCCAGATCATCGTCTACGCCGGGGCCATCGTGGTGCTGTTTTTGTTCGTGATTATGCTGCTCTCGGCGGCAAGTGCCAATGTGGGCCAGGACCTGCTGCCCCGGTTGCCCTGGGTGGCCGGGTTTGGTGCGCTGGGCCTGGCAGGCGTCTTGATTTTTGCCGTAACCCGGTTTCAGCCGCCCGCAAATGCGCCTGCGCTGGGTGGCGGTCTGCCCCAGGCCCTGGGGCCCCTGCTCTATGACCCCGACAAGTGGCTGTATGCCCTTTTGGTGGTGGGTTTTTTGCTGCTGGTGGCTACCGTGGCGGCGGTGGTGCTGATCGAGCCGGAGCGAATTGTTTCTGCAACCAGCCACCCAGCCCACCCTCGGCAGAACCCAAAGCCCAATCCCCCGACTGCCGAACAGAAAGATGAGAGGGCGGTGGTGAAGCGATGA
- a CDS encoding complex I subunit 4 family protein, with protein sequence MIHVGLWLPLLAGLLLFMVPGLGRAFATLSAAVSLLIAVVLFVGYAGEAAAYASQIPFLPEAGVYYAVGLDGAGLLLWLAVSLVVLLGVWVADVPVRFLALALMMQTGLLGIFAAQDLVLFYAFFEATLIPALLMLWFYGGPDRLRAIYTFALFTLMGSLPMLASIFAVRFLGGAGSFLYSDLVAHPLSGQTAVLAFLGFLIALAVKTPLFPLHAWLPSFHQQNHPSGLADAMGTLYKVGVFALFKWAIPLMPEGFREWQGLLLFLAAFGALYAAWLAFSAPDWKTLLAYAGVSHMGVAALGLFSGNMEGTVGALYLLGASMVYGSAMFLFVGLVYKRTGSLEVLPVRGLAKHTPALYVLGMFLLMAMIGLPGLSGFPGELMVLLGAYQVSPWLTFLAFLAVIAAAAYALTAYQKLFQETPQAQAVPDMDTREWGFAVVAVGVLLLMGLYPKLFTVYLEPLGKAFAALFGGAS encoded by the coding sequence ATGATTCATGTAGGACTGTGGTTGCCCCTCCTGGCGGGTTTGCTGCTGTTTATGGTGCCGGGCCTGGGGCGCGCCTTTGCCACCCTCTCGGCGGCGGTGAGCCTGCTTATTGCGGTGGTGCTGTTTGTGGGCTATGCGGGAGAGGCTGCGGCCTATGCCAGCCAGATCCCATTCCTGCCGGAGGCTGGGGTTTACTACGCAGTAGGGCTGGACGGGGCAGGCTTGTTACTCTGGCTTGCGGTAAGCCTGGTGGTTTTGCTGGGGGTCTGGGTGGCCGATGTGCCGGTGCGCTTTCTGGCCCTGGCCCTGATGATGCAAACCGGTTTGCTGGGCATCTTTGCGGCCCAAGACCTGGTTTTGTTCTACGCCTTCTTCGAGGCCACCCTGATTCCCGCCCTCCTGATGCTGTGGTTTTACGGGGGGCCCGACCGGCTGCGGGCCATCTATACCTTTGCGCTGTTTACCCTGATGGGTTCGCTGCCCATGCTGGCCTCCATCTTTGCGGTGCGCTTTTTGGGAGGGGCTGGTAGCTTCCTCTACTCCGACCTGGTGGCCCATCCTCTTAGCGGACAAACCGCAGTGCTGGCTTTTCTGGGCTTTTTGATAGCGCTGGCGGTCAAAACCCCGCTTTTCCCGCTGCATGCCTGGCTGCCTAGCTTCCACCAGCAAAACCACCCCTCGGGCCTGGCCGACGCGATGGGCACCCTGTACAAGGTGGGGGTGTTCGCCCTCTTCAAGTGGGCCATTCCGCTGATGCCGGAAGGCTTCCGGGAGTGGCAGGGGCTGCTGCTTTTTCTGGCCGCTTTTGGTGCGCTCTATGCGGCCTGGTTGGCTTTCAGTGCGCCCGACTGGAAAACCCTGCTGGCCTATGCGGGCGTCTCGCACATGGGCGTAGCGGCCCTAGGGCTGTTCAGCGGGAATATGGAAGGTACGGTGGGTGCCCTTTACCTGCTGGGGGCTTCGATGGTGTATGGCTCGGCCATGTTCTTGTTTGTGGGTCTGGTATATAAACGAACCGGCAGCCTGGAAGTCCTGCCGGTGCGCGGGCTGGCTAAGCACACCCCCGCGCTGTATGTGCTGGGGATGTTCTTGCTGATGGCCATGATTGGGCTACCGGGGTTATCGGGCTTCCCCGGTGAGCTGATGGTTTTGCTGGGGGCTTACCAGGTTTCGCCCTGGCTTACCTTTTTGGCCTTCCTGGCGGTTATTGCAGCGGCGGCTTATGCCCTCACGGCGTACCAGAAGCTTTTCCAGGAAACCCCCCAGGCCCAGGCTGTGCCCGATATGGACACCCGTGAGTGGGGCTTTGCTGTCGTAGCGGTAGGGGTGCTGCTTTTGATGGGACTGTATCCAAAACTCTTCACGGTGTATTTGGAGCCCTTGGGCAAGGCTTTTGCTGCGTTGTTCGGGGGTGCGTCATGA
- the nuoL gene encoding NADH-quinone oxidoreductase subunit L, with translation MQETLLLPLTIALPVLGFVILGLFGKRIGEPSAGWLASILVLGSFLLGLVLLLQGGARWALPDWLPGIPFGLNLDNLSGVMLMVVTGVGFLIHVWAIGYMHGDPGYSRFFSYFNLFIAAMLVLILGDSLPVVFIGWEGVGLASYLLIGFWYQERVNADSARKAFIVNRIGDLGFLLAMGLLWSMFGTLSISELVEKVEAGGYSFTTLTLAGFFLLIGAIGKSAQVPLMVWLPDAMAGPTPVSALIHAATMVTAGVYLLVRHAFMLHGDAFLSGLIVAIGLLTALYGALCSLGQWDIKRIVAYTTLSQLGFMFVAVGVGAYWVAIFHIVTHAFFKALMFMTSGSVIHALGGEQDVRKMGGMRKYLPATHLHGLVATFASGGLVPLAGFWSKDAILAYSFEYGPWLWALMLLASVLAALYSIRWYVLVFWGDYRGKEHPHESPAVMLWPNHILMGGAIGVGFIGLPYVIDYKNFIEPFLTKAIGDFPHEKLPVLTEWALIVTSAVVAIAALWWGFRFFQQKMPAWYERFQAAALQGFYADALYNTLLVNPAKGLAELLFGGDKGLLTGFMSLGGLVGGLGSVLTKLQTGALRFYMAGMIIALVLLVGWGVLR, from the coding sequence GTGCAAGAAACCCTTCTTCTACCCCTGACCATCGCACTTCCCGTGCTGGGGTTTGTGATTCTTGGGCTGTTTGGTAAACGAATCGGTGAGCCGTCTGCTGGCTGGCTGGCCTCAATTCTGGTGCTGGGGAGCTTCTTATTGGGCCTGGTTTTGCTGCTGCAAGGCGGAGCCCGATGGGCCCTTCCCGACTGGCTACCGGGAATCCCCTTCGGCCTCAACCTCGACAACCTTTCGGGCGTCATGTTGATGGTGGTGACTGGGGTGGGCTTCCTGATTCACGTCTGGGCCATCGGCTACATGCACGGCGACCCTGGCTACAGCCGCTTCTTTAGCTATTTCAACCTCTTCATCGCGGCCATGCTGGTGCTCATCCTGGGCGACAGCCTGCCGGTGGTGTTCATCGGCTGGGAGGGGGTGGGCCTGGCCTCCTACCTGCTAATCGGCTTCTGGTATCAGGAGCGCGTCAACGCCGACTCAGCCCGCAAGGCTTTCATCGTCAACCGTATCGGTGACCTGGGCTTTTTGCTGGCCATGGGCCTCTTGTGGAGCATGTTCGGCACCCTCTCGATCTCCGAGCTGGTCGAGAAGGTAGAGGCTGGCGGTTATAGCTTTACCACCCTCACCCTGGCCGGCTTCTTCCTGCTGATTGGGGCTATCGGCAAGAGCGCCCAGGTGCCGCTGATGGTCTGGTTGCCGGACGCCATGGCCGGCCCCACCCCGGTATCGGCCCTGATCCACGCGGCCACCATGGTCACGGCGGGGGTCTACCTGTTGGTTCGTCACGCCTTTATGCTGCACGGCGATGCCTTCTTGTCGGGCCTGATTGTGGCCATCGGTTTGCTTACCGCCCTCTATGGGGCGCTCTGCTCGCTGGGCCAGTGGGACATCAAGCGCATCGTGGCCTACACCACCCTCTCGCAGCTTGGCTTCATGTTTGTGGCGGTGGGGGTGGGGGCCTACTGGGTGGCCATCTTCCACATCGTGACCCACGCCTTCTTCAAAGCCCTGATGTTCATGACCTCCGGTTCGGTGATTCACGCCCTAGGCGGCGAGCAGGACGTACGAAAAATGGGAGGAATGCGTAAGTACCTGCCGGCTACGCACCTGCACGGCCTGGTGGCTACTTTTGCCTCGGGCGGCCTGGTGCCCTTAGCGGGCTTCTGGTCCAAGGACGCAATTCTGGCCTACTCCTTTGAGTATGGCCCCTGGCTGTGGGCCCTGATGCTCTTGGCTTCGGTACTGGCGGCGCTCTACTCGATCCGCTGGTATGTGCTGGTCTTCTGGGGCGATTACCGGGGCAAGGAGCACCCCCACGAGAGCCCCGCGGTGATGCTCTGGCCCAACCACATACTGATGGGCGGGGCTATTGGCGTGGGTTTTATCGGGCTGCCTTATGTGATTGACTACAAAAACTTTATCGAGCCGTTCCTCACCAAGGCCATCGGAGACTTTCCCCACGAGAAGCTGCCCGTGCTTACCGAATGGGCGCTCATCGTTACCTCGGCGGTGGTGGCCATTGCCGCTTTGTGGTGGGGCTTCCGCTTCTTCCAGCAGAAGATGCCGGCCTGGTACGAGCGCTTCCAGGCGGCGGCTTTGCAGGGCTTCTACGCGGATGCACTGTATAACACCCTGCTGGTGAATCCGGCCAAAGGGCTGGCCGAGCTACTTTTTGGCGGGGATAAAGGTCTGCTGACAGGCTTTATGAGTCTTGGAGGTCTGGTTGGAGGGCTGGGAAGCGTGCTAACCAAACTCCAGACAGGTGCTTTGCGCTTCTATATGGCCGGGATGATAATCGCCCTGGTACTGTTGGTGGGCTGGGGGGTGTTGCGATGA